In one window of Sediminispirochaeta bajacaliforniensis DSM 16054 DNA:
- the proB gene encoding glutamate 5-kinase yields MRDALRKANRIVVKIGTNLLARDGGLDVEAMARFCDQIASLLEVGKQVLLVSSGAIGMGAMELGIESKVTEVRMRQACAAIGQPLLMHQYRECFANHGITIAQVLITRYVLNNRRTYLNLQASVETLLSLNVVPIFNENDSIAVDEINLAFGDNDRLSAMVASKIDADLLIILTDIDGLYDGDPKSDPHVRRIAVVPKITDEVFSWAGSPGSTFSTGGMKTKLLAAEIAASAGCSIVLAHGNEKNVLPRICEGEDIGTLFLAGKRLSARNRWILNSAPRGTIWIDEGAVSALRRHKSLLPPGIVGVEGFFDSGEVVAINDIAKAVTAFDSEELRKLMGHHTADITSIIGSKRRDEVSLPEDIVFLD; encoded by the coding sequence ATGAGGGATGCCCTTCGAAAAGCAAATCGGATTGTGGTCAAGATCGGTACAAACCTTTTGGCCCGGGACGGAGGGCTTGATGTGGAGGCCATGGCGCGATTTTGTGATCAGATTGCTTCCTTGCTGGAGGTCGGGAAACAGGTTCTTCTTGTCAGTTCGGGGGCCATCGGTATGGGGGCTATGGAACTGGGTATAGAGAGCAAAGTGACCGAGGTCCGGATGCGTCAGGCCTGTGCCGCCATCGGGCAGCCCCTTCTCATGCACCAGTATCGGGAGTGTTTTGCAAATCACGGGATTACCATCGCTCAGGTACTTATTACACGTTATGTGCTGAACAATCGCAGGACCTACCTTAACCTTCAGGCTTCGGTGGAAACCCTGCTTTCCCTCAATGTTGTTCCCATTTTCAATGAGAACGACAGCATTGCCGTTGATGAGATCAACCTTGCCTTTGGTGACAACGACCGTCTCAGCGCCATGGTGGCCAGCAAGATCGATGCCGACCTGCTTATCATCCTTACGGATATTGACGGTCTCTACGATGGAGACCCCAAAAGCGACCCTCATGTACGTCGCATCGCCGTTGTTCCCAAGATCACCGATGAGGTGTTCAGCTGGGCAGGGAGCCCCGGAAGTACCTTTTCCACCGGCGGTATGAAGACGAAACTCCTTGCCGCAGAGATTGCCGCCTCGGCTGGTTGCTCCATTGTCTTGGCCCATGGCAATGAGAAGAATGTACTTCCGAGAATTTGTGAAGGGGAGGATATCGGTACCCTTTTTCTTGCTGGCAAACGCCTTTCGGCACGTAACCGCTGGATTCTCAACAGCGCCCCGCGTGGTACCATCTGGATAGACGAGGGGGCGGTCAGCGCGCTCAGGCGCCACAAAAGTCTTTTACCTCCGGGGATCGTAGGAGTCGAGGGCTTCTTTGATTCGGGCGAGGTGGTTGCCATCAACGATATTGCCAAGGCGGTGACAGCCTTCGATAGCGAGGAGCTTCGGAAATTGATGGGACATCACACCGCCGACATCACCTCCATCATCGGTAGTAAACGGCGGGACGAGGTTTCGCTGCCTGAGGATATTGTCTTTCTTGATTAA
- a CDS encoding spiro-SPASM protein — MDIFVVLNAIHIDGHAFDPLFSDGDTALSRTVRKALSLAPGGRCFLFLPVCYVDVASRHLRKKGLNAVVFVQRQQWDTDAFLQALDEAASSLPSPAEGALQLFYHLYADAPLFDESLALRMLHNHEHYYATYSFADGYPRFFAPEIVSVSAIGQIRELYRSSHSSGKDVPLSDSILFDLIQKDINAFDIETEIAPDDLRLLRVDLVARGKERTLLLKHIIDAGGEVDPIPEILVRQPALLRTVPAFIYIQIHSACPQRCSWCPYPKAPSKAIDRNESMSPEALASILDQVVELSEEAVIGLSLWGEPALHPDIQTMVGKVISRPGLSAMIETSGVGWNLSVLDAIAALETATERIEWIVSLDAFEVDSYRRFRGEGMEEALATVRALAERFPGHVRVQAVRTKENEAELEQFYRFWKKQNVEVIIQKYDNFAGALEERKVTDLSPVVRFPCWHLKRDLHIFLDGSVPLCKEIIPGSESIDQGTLLGNVFEEPLKDIWKRGEERYLAHIRQEWGYPCEGCDEYYTFNF, encoded by the coding sequence ATGGATATCTTTGTTGTTCTGAATGCAATTCACATCGACGGTCATGCCTTCGATCCTCTTTTCTCCGACGGTGATACCGCTTTATCGAGGACGGTTCGAAAAGCCTTGTCTCTTGCCCCCGGCGGCCGGTGCTTCCTTTTCCTTCCCGTATGCTATGTAGATGTCGCCTCCAGGCATCTGCGGAAAAAGGGACTTAATGCCGTAGTCTTCGTACAGCGGCAGCAGTGGGATACCGATGCCTTTCTCCAGGCCCTGGATGAGGCTGCATCGTCGCTTCCGTCTCCGGCAGAGGGGGCTTTGCAGCTTTTTTACCACCTCTATGCCGATGCTCCCCTCTTTGATGAAAGCCTTGCCCTGCGTATGCTGCATAATCACGAACATTATTATGCAACCTACAGTTTTGCCGACGGTTATCCCCGGTTCTTTGCTCCCGAGATCGTATCGGTTTCGGCGATAGGACAGATACGGGAGCTCTATCGCTCCTCACACTCTTCCGGCAAGGATGTACCGCTATCCGATTCCATCCTTTTCGATCTTATCCAAAAGGATATCAACGCCTTCGATATCGAGACGGAGATAGCCCCCGACGACCTGCGCCTTCTTCGGGTCGATCTTGTGGCCCGGGGAAAAGAGCGGACCCTGCTTCTCAAGCATATTATCGACGCCGGCGGAGAGGTGGATCCCATTCCGGAGATTTTGGTCCGACAGCCTGCATTGCTGCGGACCGTACCCGCCTTTATCTATATCCAGATCCATTCCGCTTGCCCTCAGCGTTGCAGTTGGTGCCCCTATCCGAAGGCGCCGTCGAAGGCGATCGATCGCAACGAATCGATGAGCCCCGAGGCCCTTGCATCCATCCTCGATCAGGTTGTCGAGCTTAGTGAAGAGGCGGTGATCGGCCTTTCCCTTTGGGGGGAGCCTGCGCTCCATCCCGACATCCAGACAATGGTTGGAAAGGTAATCTCCCGGCCCGGATTATCCGCCATGATCGAAACCTCAGGAGTCGGATGGAACTTGTCCGTGTTGGACGCCATTGCTGCTCTTGAGACAGCAACGGAGCGCATCGAATGGATCGTTTCCCTGGATGCCTTTGAGGTTGACAGCTATCGTCGCTTTCGAGGAGAGGGCATGGAAGAAGCCTTGGCAACGGTGAGGGCTCTCGCCGAGCGCTTTCCCGGTCATGTGAGGGTCCAGGCGGTCAGAACGAAAGAGAATGAGGCCGAGCTTGAGCAATTTTACCGCTTTTGGAAAAAGCAGAACGTGGAGGTGATCATTCAGAAATACGACAATTTTGCCGGAGCGCTTGAAGAGAGGAAGGTTACCGATCTTTCCCCTGTGGTCCGCTTCCCCTGTTGGCATCTGAAACGTGACCTTCATATCTTTCTTGACGGTTCGGTGCCGCTCTGCAAGGAGATCATTCCCGGAAGCGAGTCTATAGACCAGGGGACACTGCTCGGCAACGTTTTCGAAGAGCCACTGAAGGACATTTGGAAGCGTGGGGAGGAGCGGTATCTTGCTCATATCCGACAGGAATGGGGATATCCCTGCGAGGGTTGTGATGAGTACTACACATTTAATTTCTGA
- a CDS encoding glycosyltransferase family 2 protein yields the protein MSTTHLISDDSHLPYTIVGKKREDRKLTIPPLLSLVVLNRGGRPYRNDYFRELERIGNFEIISVEGQERSFDVEALSARYPQVCFLLLHQRVSAGEAVNLGMKEAQGRLVLVLWNDMLPGPLSEGLLSRILSQERLCTVPHLQSPKLETVPSIAAPAFYRNRLKTLPMVPSADAVPSLFPFDYCGLYERERFLLLGGYDGLISNPHWQKMDFGFRTHMWGEKLLCSTSFRVRYLGDHEAEDTTPDASYGRFYLKNLAVRFDGDAGVLPAGRFLPYAGKQGGSIFSRIREFRDASHWVRENRFRFCRDARSVTDLWETVE from the coding sequence ATGAGTACTACACATTTAATTTCTGACGATTCACATCTTCCCTATACCATCGTCGGGAAGAAACGCGAAGACCGAAAGCTCACCATTCCGCCCCTTTTATCTTTGGTTGTTCTCAATAGGGGAGGGCGTCCCTATCGGAACGATTATTTTCGGGAACTTGAGCGTATAGGGAATTTCGAGATTATCTCTGTGGAGGGACAGGAACGTTCCTTCGATGTTGAGGCCCTTTCGGCTAGATATCCCCAGGTCTGTTTTCTCTTGCTGCATCAAAGGGTTTCGGCTGGGGAGGCGGTCAATCTCGGTATGAAGGAGGCCCAGGGCCGACTTGTCCTCGTGCTTTGGAATGATATGCTGCCCGGTCCCCTTTCCGAGGGGCTCCTTTCGCGAATATTGTCCCAGGAACGGCTTTGTACGGTTCCTCATCTCCAATCGCCAAAGCTCGAAACGGTTCCTTCCATCGCGGCGCCTGCCTTTTATCGCAACAGGCTCAAGACGCTCCCCATGGTGCCGAGCGCCGATGCTGTTCCCTCTCTCTTCCCCTTCGATTATTGTGGCCTCTACGAACGGGAGCGCTTCCTCCTGCTTGGCGGGTACGATGGCCTGATCTCAAATCCCCATTGGCAGAAAATGGATTTTGGGTTTCGGACCCACATGTGGGGAGAAAAACTGCTTTGTTCCACCTCCTTCCGCGTTCGCTATCTTGGCGACCATGAAGCGGAGGATACCACTCCGGATGCGAGCTATGGTCGTTTTTATCTGAAGAATCTTGCCGTTCGCTTCGATGGGGATGCCGGTGTCTTGCCGGCAGGACGCTTTCTACCCTATGCAGGAAAGCAAGGAGGGTCGATTTTTTCCAGGATCAGGGAGTTTCGTGATGCTTCCCATTGGGTCCGCGAAAACCGGTTTCGTTTCTGCCGGGATGCCCGCAGTGTGACGGACCTGTGGGAGACTGTCGAATGA
- a CDS encoding cytidylyltransferase domain-containing protein — protein sequence MSSTTKDAVLLQVRLDSTRLPGKALLALGDLTVVEHAMRSLLLVPASNRLLVTDADSASRLRPLAGKWNFELFTGPKEDVLKRFALAIEGRNFNRILRATGDNPLVSASLASQLLELQQIHGWDYCGFLGPPLGTGVEVMRAEALRLADKESTDPYEREHVAPYLYHRPERFRIARPQAPVALSLPDMRVTLDTPEDYRYLSRIFRECYTGKPIPVQRLISWYRASEEEGSRGRG from the coding sequence ATGAGTAGTACCACAAAGGATGCGGTTCTTCTGCAAGTGCGTCTGGATTCCACGAGGCTCCCGGGAAAGGCACTCCTTGCCTTGGGCGATTTAACCGTTGTTGAGCATGCCATGCGCTCTCTTTTGTTGGTCCCCGCTTCCAATCGGCTTCTTGTTACTGATGCCGATAGTGCTTCCCGGCTTCGACCTCTTGCAGGAAAGTGGAATTTTGAACTTTTTACAGGACCCAAAGAGGATGTTCTCAAGCGTTTTGCCCTGGCCATTGAAGGCAGGAATTTTAATCGTATCCTACGGGCAACCGGGGACAATCCCCTGGTCAGTGCTTCCCTCGCATCACAACTTCTCGAACTCCAGCAGATCCACGGCTGGGACTATTGCGGCTTTCTTGGCCCACCTCTTGGCACCGGTGTTGAGGTGATGAGGGCAGAGGCCTTGCGTTTGGCAGATAAGGAGAGCACCGATCCCTACGAACGGGAGCATGTCGCCCCCTATCTGTATCATCGACCCGAACGGTTTCGTATTGCCAGACCCCAGGCCCCTGTAGCCCTTTCCCTGCCGGATATGCGAGTGACCCTCGATACCCCGGAAGATTATCGTTATCTCTCCCGTATTTTTCGGGAGTGTTATACCGGAAAGCCCATACCGGTACAACGGCTCATTTCATGGTACCGTGCATCTGAGGAAGAAGGGAGCCGCGGGCGTGGGTGA
- a CDS encoding methyltransferase domain-containing protein, with translation MGDNRRESPPVVCVPRFSKGSGTGHIVRSLRLARRAHDEGRKMLIAVDEGQLVNARKLALLHGVDPCLLFSLEALPHHPVICGEKAPAPLIVADLRASSAEEVAFLDSLGYLVGIDEGGDFRQQFPFLIDLLPKRKQGGKANIGILPSIGEVETKRSSDLPSVLISFGGEDPENLTPLIVRLLIDGAYLQASQIQVIRRSIGEPFALPAGVKQIDPVSDPLPLFRSSDLLISSFGLTAWEAVSCGIAVLLLNPSRYHQLLSTRSGFSSLGWVSGRKGRSRLKTRLRHLFPERQLTWSGISRLHIPHPGDEWSCNRDVESLILSMRPEGGVICPLCGRRLNSVESPVVHRSEERSVRRCSSCGAMVLFDPFPPENRYGEDYFFSEYRSQYGRDYLEDFDHIKTLSVQRLEHITAVIGKTSGPRLLDIGCAYGPFLAAARDAGFFCEGIEITPGAVSYVKERLGIPVYAGSVDDILFDGPLEAMAAHYDVITLWYVVEHLPNLFQVIEGIQRLLRPGGVFAFSTPSFRGMSARRKPDAFFAASPSDHLSIMAPGQVSSWLSRHGFRVDRLVSTGIHSERFPFPFSAFPESLLHSLAARLRLGDTFELYATKQERRHDRPK, from the coding sequence GTGGGTGATAATCGACGAGAAAGCCCTCCGGTGGTATGTGTTCCCCGTTTTTCCAAGGGAAGCGGTACCGGCCATATTGTCCGTTCCCTTCGTCTGGCACGGCGTGCTCACGACGAGGGGCGTAAGATGCTGATTGCCGTCGATGAGGGTCAGCTTGTCAATGCGCGGAAGCTTGCCCTTCTCCATGGGGTGGACCCATGCCTGCTCTTTTCCTTAGAGGCTCTTCCCCATCACCCGGTGATCTGTGGGGAGAAAGCTCCCGCTCCTCTTATCGTCGCCGATCTTCGAGCCTCCTCAGCTGAGGAAGTGGCGTTTCTGGATTCCCTCGGTTATCTTGTGGGAATCGATGAGGGAGGCGATTTTCGTCAGCAGTTTCCTTTTCTCATCGATCTTTTGCCGAAGCGTAAACAGGGAGGGAAGGCCAATATCGGTATCCTTCCCTCCATCGGTGAAGTCGAAACAAAGAGAAGTTCTGATCTCCCGTCCGTTTTGATTTCCTTCGGGGGGGAGGACCCTGAGAATTTGACCCCTCTTATTGTCCGACTCTTGATCGATGGTGCCTATCTCCAGGCTTCTCAGATTCAGGTGATTCGCAGAAGCATAGGTGAGCCCTTTGCCTTACCGGCTGGAGTAAAGCAAATCGACCCGGTTTCGGATCCGCTTCCCCTGTTCCGTTCATCCGACCTGCTTATAAGCTCTTTTGGCCTGACTGCCTGGGAAGCGGTCTCCTGCGGTATTGCCGTTCTTTTGCTCAACCCCTCACGGTATCATCAGCTCCTTTCCACGCGGAGCGGTTTCTCTTCTCTCGGCTGGGTGTCGGGTAGGAAGGGGCGGAGCCGCCTTAAAACCCGGCTGCGGCACCTGTTTCCTGAACGGCAGCTTACCTGGTCGGGGATCAGTCGGCTTCATATCCCACATCCGGGGGATGAGTGGAGTTGCAATCGCGATGTTGAGTCGTTGATCCTCTCGATGAGGCCCGAAGGAGGCGTCATCTGCCCCCTGTGCGGCCGTCGCCTTAACAGTGTGGAGAGTCCTGTGGTACATCGGAGTGAGGAACGGTCGGTACGGCGTTGTTCCTCCTGTGGAGCCATGGTCCTTTTCGATCCCTTTCCTCCTGAGAATCGATACGGTGAAGACTATTTCTTTTCCGAGTACCGGAGCCAATACGGGCGGGATTATCTGGAGGATTTCGACCACATCAAGACCCTTTCTGTGCAGCGCTTGGAGCATATCACCGCCGTTATCGGGAAAACTTCCGGCCCTCGGCTTCTTGATATCGGTTGTGCTTACGGCCCCTTTCTTGCCGCGGCCCGGGATGCAGGGTTTTTCTGTGAAGGCATCGAGATCACCCCCGGTGCCGTATCATATGTAAAAGAGCGGCTCGGTATTCCGGTTTATGCAGGATCTGTCGATGATATACTTTTTGACGGTCCCCTTGAAGCAATGGCCGCACACTACGATGTCATTACCCTTTGGTATGTAGTCGAACACCTGCCGAACCTTTTTCAGGTCATCGAGGGGATACAACGTCTGCTCCGTCCCGGTGGTGTATTCGCGTTCTCGACGCCTTCGTTCCGCGGCATGAGTGCCAGACGTAAGCCTGATGCATTTTTTGCTGCGAGTCCTTCGGATCATCTTTCGATCATGGCTCCGGGGCAGGTTTCCAGCTGGCTTTCCCGCCATGGTTTTCGTGTCGACAGACTTGTTTCCACCGGTATTCACAGCGAGCGTTTCCCTTTTCCGTTTAGCGCTTTTCCTGAAAGCCTTCTCCATTCCCTTGCAGCTCGTTTGCGTCTGGGAGATACCTTTGAACTCTATGCAACAAAACAGGAGCGCCGTCATGATAGGCCAAAATAA
- a CDS encoding ATP-grasp domain-containing protein, translating to MIGQNNETAAAKKRILILGAGIMQLPAIRIAKAKGWYVAVADGSDEAPGISLADRFFHVDLKAWEAMTDAAEVMRQEGGIDGVFTAGTDFSLTVARVAEKLTLPGISVEAAMAASDKALMRRTLSNANVRVPRFVQLAGGEKKLSKELSYPLVVKPVDNMGARGVRRVDNDEELSSALDDAFRFSRSGSVIVEEFLDGPEFSIDALVEKGQVRFCGIADRHITFAPYFVEMGHTIPSSASADMIEEVKREFLKAVAAIGIDNGAAKGDVKFCRGKAWIGEVAARLSGGFMSGWTYPLSSGVEPTDGALNIAVGLPANLPSPVRNHTCAERGFISVPGVVASVESLGKARAIKSVKEIFVLIKPGSEVNFPVNNVQKCGNVLASADRREQAVSAAQDGAGRVLVRLVPGEKRTGAFLFGKKEAWIPDAYTLSCEENRAALSRLEPIYGVDKRLSSPLSDSITLVSLPILRNEVAVDWHGLGLREGFDRLLALTGVSAVNPQKWRMSGQERLLLGSLFWRAFLRGGVQGGVWIIDTVRSWRERDIDYRRELQIWENA from the coding sequence ATGATAGGCCAAAATAATGAAACTGCTGCGGCAAAAAAACGTATCTTGATTCTTGGAGCCGGAATTATGCAGCTTCCGGCGATTCGAATTGCAAAGGCGAAGGGGTGGTATGTGGCCGTGGCCGATGGATCCGACGAGGCTCCCGGCATTTCCCTCGCCGATCGGTTTTTTCATGTGGATTTGAAGGCGTGGGAAGCGATGACCGATGCTGCCGAGGTGATGCGGCAGGAAGGGGGTATCGATGGGGTGTTTACCGCCGGTACCGATTTTTCGCTCACCGTCGCGCGTGTGGCGGAAAAGCTCACGCTTCCCGGTATATCCGTCGAAGCAGCCATGGCTGCAAGCGATAAGGCGCTTATGCGAAGAACTCTTTCCAATGCGAATGTCCGTGTTCCCCGATTCGTGCAATTGGCCGGTGGAGAAAAAAAACTTTCAAAAGAGCTATCGTATCCCCTTGTGGTAAAACCGGTCGACAACATGGGTGCCAGGGGGGTCAGAAGGGTTGATAATGATGAAGAGCTTTCCTCCGCCCTCGATGACGCCTTTCGTTTCAGTCGAAGTGGTTCGGTGATCGTTGAAGAGTTTCTCGATGGACCGGAATTCAGCATCGACGCCTTGGTGGAGAAGGGACAGGTGCGTTTTTGCGGTATTGCCGATCGTCACATCACCTTTGCTCCCTATTTTGTCGAGATGGGGCATACCATTCCCTCTTCGGCTTCTGCCGATATGATCGAAGAGGTAAAGCGGGAATTTCTTAAGGCAGTAGCGGCCATTGGGATCGATAATGGTGCTGCAAAAGGAGATGTGAAGTTTTGCCGGGGAAAGGCCTGGATTGGTGAGGTCGCCGCACGACTTTCCGGTGGCTTCATGTCGGGCTGGACCTATCCCCTCTCCAGCGGGGTCGAACCGACCGACGGTGCCCTGAATATTGCCGTCGGATTACCGGCAAATCTTCCCTCTCCCGTGCGCAATCATACCTGTGCCGAACGAGGCTTTATCTCGGTACCTGGTGTCGTCGCTTCCGTGGAATCTCTGGGTAAGGCAAGGGCCATCAAAAGCGTTAAGGAAATATTCGTTCTTATTAAGCCGGGGAGTGAGGTGAACTTTCCGGTGAACAACGTACAGAAATGCGGAAATGTTCTGGCATCTGCAGACCGTCGTGAACAGGCTGTTTCCGCTGCCCAGGATGGGGCGGGACGGGTCTTGGTACGACTTGTTCCCGGTGAAAAACGAACAGGGGCCTTTCTGTTTGGAAAAAAAGAAGCCTGGATTCCCGATGCGTATACCCTTTCCTGTGAGGAGAATCGTGCTGCACTTTCACGTCTTGAGCCGATCTACGGCGTTGACAAAAGGCTTTCCTCGCCTCTCTCCGACTCAATTACCCTTGTCTCTCTGCCGATACTCAGAAACGAGGTTGCAGTAGATTGGCATGGCCTCGGTTTGAGGGAAGGCTTTGATCGTCTTCTTGCTCTTACCGGAGTATCTGCCGTGAATCCCCAAAAGTGGAGGATGTCCGGACAAGAGAGACTCCTCCTCGGGTCGCTCTTCTGGAGGGCTTTTCTGCGGGGAGGCGTTCAGGGAGGGGTATGGATCATCGACACGGTCCGCTCTTGGAGAGAGCGGGATATCGACTATAGGCGGGAGTTACAAATTTGGGAAAACGCATAG
- a CDS encoding N-acetylmuramoyl-L-alanine amidase family protein, whose translation MGKRIAAAALLFFLCALIPAAGQQALKPEIESLGLGFRWDPYLEMGVLERSGHSLRFTLDGSYYLLDGNEIGSGSVTRNKEGSLVADQPFITALREHFPVSDVSAVSVTTIIIDAGHGGKDPGAVGRHTIDGKPYVIKEKDIVLEVAKELYAMLSKNYPEKRIMLTRNDDVYPTLEERTEIANSVELGENEAMVFISIHANASLNSKASGFEVWYLPPDYRRELIDPESIDPNAREVAPILNTMLEEEYTVESILLARSVSAGMEQMIGDKSENRGLKEESWFVVRNAKMPSVLIELGFVTNPEEARLLGDAGYLKKLTQGIYNGVVGFINRFGE comes from the coding sequence TTGGGAAAACGCATAGCCGCAGCCGCACTGCTGTTCTTTCTGTGTGCTCTTATCCCCGCGGCTGGGCAACAGGCTTTGAAACCGGAAATAGAGAGCCTTGGTCTGGGTTTTAGATGGGACCCCTATCTTGAAATGGGGGTTTTAGAGCGGAGTGGCCATTCTTTACGCTTTACTCTCGACGGAAGCTACTATCTTTTGGATGGGAATGAGATCGGCAGCGGTTCCGTCACCCGAAACAAGGAAGGGTCCCTTGTCGCTGACCAGCCTTTTATCACCGCACTGAGAGAGCATTTTCCCGTTTCCGATGTCAGTGCCGTCTCCGTAACGACCATCATTATCGATGCAGGTCACGGCGGTAAAGATCCCGGTGCCGTCGGTCGCCATACGATAGATGGAAAGCCTTATGTAATCAAAGAAAAGGACATCGTCCTTGAGGTTGCCAAAGAACTCTATGCCATGCTTTCGAAGAACTATCCGGAAAAACGTATCATGCTGACTCGAAATGACGATGTCTATCCTACCCTTGAAGAACGGACCGAGATAGCCAATTCGGTGGAATTGGGGGAAAACGAGGCGATGGTCTTTATCTCGATTCATGCCAACGCTTCCCTCAACAGCAAGGCTTCCGGCTTTGAGGTATGGTATCTGCCTCCGGATTACCGGAGAGAACTGATCGATCCCGAAAGTATTGATCCGAATGCCAGGGAGGTCGCTCCCATTCTCAATACCATGCTTGAAGAGGAATATACCGTTGAAAGTATCCTTCTCGCCCGTAGTGTTTCGGCAGGGATGGAACAAATGATCGGCGATAAAAGCGAAAACCGCGGGCTGAAAGAGGAATCGTGGTTTGTTGTACGTAATGCGAAGATGCCTTCGGTGCTTATCGAGCTGGGCTTTGTCACGAATCCCGAAGAGGCACGCCTTCTTGGAGACGCCGGCTACTTGAAGAAACTGACCCAGGGCATCTATAATGGCGTCGTTGGATTTATTAATCGCTTCGGCGAATGA
- a CDS encoding GerMN domain-containing protein codes for MVKHVAKQYRIPVIVPWMSLLLLALFLLSLTLFLVQGREIRRKVFFFPQYKASMVAGESRNLPVRDDLEGNIELLVDEILLGPIVVTNERLFPEGTKLRTVMVRDKTVYIDLSIEAVLDTKNSELSFQEALGVLRKTVKFNYPSVEKIIITIDGETPRLSPSKG; via the coding sequence GTGGTTAAACACGTAGCGAAACAGTATCGAATCCCGGTAATTGTTCCTTGGATGTCGTTGCTCTTACTGGCCCTTTTTCTTCTTTCTCTGACTCTTTTCCTGGTTCAGGGAAGGGAGATCAGGAGAAAAGTGTTTTTCTTTCCTCAGTATAAAGCGAGCATGGTTGCCGGTGAGAGCAGAAACCTTCCAGTGAGGGATGACCTCGAAGGAAATATCGAGCTTTTGGTAGATGAGATTCTTCTGGGACCGATTGTGGTGACCAACGAACGACTTTTCCCCGAGGGAACGAAACTTCGGACGGTCATGGTGAGAGATAAGACCGTTTATATCGATTTGAGTATCGAGGCGGTGCTGGATACGAAAAATAGCGAGTTAAGCTTTCAGGAAGCTCTCGGTGTACTCCGAAAGACCGTCAAGTTCAATTATCCCTCTGTTGAAAAGATCATCATCACTATTGACGGTGAAACGCCAAGACTCTCGCCTTCGAAAGGGTGA
- a CDS encoding flagellar filament outer layer protein FlaA, with product MKRFGILLGIMLLAVSFSLYAEESVLIDFSTLTADLEDGNNEATIVDFSGKAGVGYTDEEKQLMKTSLAIEKWDVNLASSSQTVTNEKLSYTKEAPVSEQASKFAGETVMGVRIHFPEEPFNSYAVIKPPFEIPGYMRKTQLQADGTLVEDETDREGSKFDGYGVVKNVGAIKSIAVDVYGSNFPNGLGIILKDERGEERTMFLDYMDFNGWRTLGWVNPNYISDVRNRELHKYPLYPRTTPMRRLVGFIVYKDAAQEGGDIITYIKDAKVTYDLAVIPGTGDIDNEALWGILDSRESSRRTAEWRRLGEIQVLRALEARKIHQDSSESAAPAATTNP from the coding sequence ATGAAACGATTCGGAATTCTTCTCGGCATCATGCTTTTGGCAGTGAGTTTCTCACTTTATGCGGAAGAATCGGTTCTCATCGATTTTTCTACTTTGACAGCCGATCTTGAAGATGGCAACAATGAAGCAACAATAGTTGATTTTTCCGGTAAAGCGGGTGTCGGTTATACCGATGAGGAAAAGCAGTTGATGAAGACTTCTCTTGCTATTGAGAAGTGGGATGTCAACCTGGCCTCTTCTTCCCAGACTGTAACGAACGAAAAGCTTTCCTATACAAAGGAAGCCCCAGTCAGTGAACAGGCAAGCAAGTTTGCCGGTGAAACGGTAATGGGTGTTCGTATTCATTTTCCAGAAGAGCCGTTCAACTCGTATGCGGTTATTAAACCCCCCTTTGAGATTCCCGGTTACATGCGGAAGACCCAGCTTCAGGCCGACGGAACCTTGGTCGAGGATGAGACAGATCGTGAGGGAAGCAAGTTTGACGGCTATGGTGTCGTAAAGAACGTCGGAGCCATCAAAAGTATTGCCGTCGATGTGTACGGAAGCAACTTTCCTAATGGTCTCGGTATTATTCTCAAGGATGAGAGGGGTGAAGAGAGGACGATGTTCCTTGATTACATGGATTTTAATGGTTGGCGGACCCTCGGTTGGGTAAACCCCAATTATATCTCCGATGTGCGGAACAGAGAACTTCACAAATACCCACTGTATCCCAGAACAACTCCTATGCGCAGGCTTGTCGGGTTTATCGTCTATAAGGATGCGGCTCAGGAGGGCGGTGATATCATTACCTATATCAAAGATGCGAAGGTTACCTATGACTTGGCAGTCATTCCGGGTACCGGAGATATCGATAATGAAGCCTTGTGGGGTATTCTTGATTCGAGAGAATCCTCAAGAAGAACCGCAGAATGGCGTCGTCTCGGAGAGATTCAGGTGTTGAGAGCTCTCGAGGCACGGAAGATTCATCAGGATTCCAGTGAGTCTGCGGCTCCTGCTGCTACAACAAATCCGTAA